The DNA sequence GGAAATCTTCAAATCACTTAAAATGTTGTAAACCCGTATAAATAAAGGAAAGTTGACAAGTTTTTTTATCAAAAACTCGTCAACTTATCTTGGTGCGGATAACAGGACTTGAACCTGCACAGTCTTGCAACCACTAGAACCTGAATCTAGCGCGTCTGCCAATTCCGCCATATCCGCACGTGAAAATTGACTGCTCATGAATAATACCATGTCCTACTTGGTTTGTCAACCTCTAAAAAAACTTTTTTGGAGATTTTTAGAAAAAGGGTAGTTTTAGAATAGAGAGAAGGCGCCTTACCTTGAAAAAAGGCAGGTTTTGGAGTATACTAAATAACAGTTTGGGTTTGAACCAGGTGGAAATTTTCACAGCAAAAATGGTGGAATTGCTTATAAGAGAGGGAATTAGTGAAAAAATTTGCGTTTTTGTTGGCTGTGTTGCTTACGGCCTTTTATATAACTGCTTTGCCCGCCAGTGCCGATGAGAAACTGAGTATTGTTTCTGAGGCGGCGGTTCTGATGGATGCCTCAACCGGACAGGTTTTGTATCAGAAGAATATGGATCGTAAAATGTATCCGGCCAGTACCACAAAGATTATGACAGGAATATTGGCCTCTCAATACAGTGATATGAACGGTATGGTCACGGTCAGTGAAGATGCTGTCAAGCTTCCGTGGGATAGCTCTCATATTGCCCTCAGCCCGGGAGAAACCCTGCCTCTTTCTGAACTGATGTATGCTACTATGCTGGCTTCGGCCAATGACGCGGCCAATGTGGTTGCGGAGCATGTTGCCGGCTCTGAATCGGATTTTGCCGTGCTTATGAATCAAAAGGCCCAGGAGATTGGTGCCCGGAATACGCATTTTGTTAACCCTTCCGGCCTGCATGACTCCAATCATTATACCACTGCCTATGATTTGGCTCTCATTACCCGATATGGAATCCAAAACCCGATTTTTATGTCCTATTTTGGCACTTCCCATCATACTGTGCCTTCCACCAACCTTCAGCCGGAGGAACGGCCGCTGACGAACTATCAATATATGCTGCTGCCGGAATCCGCCAACTATTACGCCGATGTTATTGGGGGAAAGGTGGGTTATACCCGTGAAGCGCAGCATACCATGTCCACTGTTGCCGTGCGTGACGGGCGTACCTTAATTTGCGTGGTTTTAAAATCTTCCAATCGAAACACCAAGTTTTCGGATACCAGACAGCTTTTAAATTATGGTTTTGAGCAGTTCAGCCCGGTGGCGATTCCCAAGGAGCAGGTGGGGGAGCAATCGGCGGCGCTTTATTCCGGTGGGGAACGGGTGGGCGCTGTAACCTTTACAGCACCCCAGGCATACACCGTTCTGCTGCCCTCTTATTTAAATAAGTCTGATATTCAGTATAAAGTTGATCTTCCCCGGGCTTTTGATGTTCAGGATATGGTGGCTTCGCAGGTGGAGTACTTTGCTGTAGATTCTCAGACAGGGCAGAGGCTGGAATTAGGCAATCAGCCCTTACAAGCAGATTTTATTTACAGCGCGGACTATTGCCCGGTGCCCTCTGTGATTAAAGTGCGCAGCTTTGGCACCTTTTGGCCAGCTGTGGGTAAATGTGCATTGTTTGTTGTTCTTATCCCTCTTGGATTGGGTCTCTTGATATTGTTCTTTATGATATTGAAGCTTTTTCTACTGGAATTTCGGTTCCGCAGGCGCCTCAATTCCCGACGCTTTGTAAAAGCGCATGGCAAGAACCGCCATCGTACTTCCAGAAAGTATTCATCTGCCGGGCAACAGCGGTATGTCTGACAGGATGTAGGCGAGTATTGTGGCTTTAAGGTTTTTAGGTTTGTGTTTAGTAGATGTCAGTCAATTAGTCCTTGGGTGGTTACTGGGCTTATAACGTTGTGATTCTAAAACTTTGTTGTTATACACCAGAGCTTTGGTATCACACAGATGATGGAGTGGATATTTTGAGAAACATGAAGATCGGTACCAAGATTGCAGTTGGATTTGCCTGTATTCTTATTCTTCTTATTGCTCTCGCAGTCACAACAGTAACGTCTTCTGGCATGACAGGCTCCAATATCGATCAGGTAGGCATTTACAGCGGCTTACAAAACGAAGCCAACTCCTTGCT is a window from the Oscillospiraceae bacterium MB08-C2-2 genome containing:
- a CDS encoding D-alanyl-D-alanine carboxypeptidase family protein yields the protein MKKFAFLLAVLLTAFYITALPASADEKLSIVSEAAVLMDASTGQVLYQKNMDRKMYPASTTKIMTGILASQYSDMNGMVTVSEDAVKLPWDSSHIALSPGETLPLSELMYATMLASANDAANVVAEHVAGSESDFAVLMNQKAQEIGARNTHFVNPSGLHDSNHYTTAYDLALITRYGIQNPIFMSYFGTSHHTVPSTNLQPEERPLTNYQYMLLPESANYYADVIGGKVGYTREAQHTMSTVAVRDGRTLICVVLKSSNRNTKFSDTRQLLNYGFEQFSPVAIPKEQVGEQSAALYSGGERVGAVTFTAPQAYTVLLPSYLNKSDIQYKVDLPRAFDVQDMVASQVEYFAVDSQTGQRLELGNQPLQADFIYSADYCPVPSVIKVRSFGTFWPAVGKCALFVVLIPLGLGLLILFFMILKLFLLEFRFRRRLNSRRFVKAHGKNRHRTSRKYSSAGQQRYV